A genomic stretch from Asterias rubens chromosome 19, eAstRub1.3, whole genome shotgun sequence includes:
- the LOC117303108 gene encoding F-box/LRR-repeat protein 6-like, giving the protein MAGNQQPRQRGILGVLKPAEPLLFSFLPNGAQEWPSDDDEEDSDYDPNVSADFGDEDGEASPTAISSKKKPKTSKKDTIPSRSKQKSKATKKSQKPAKGVKTDKRKAAKRRRTSAPSSKGQKVPDRNDSEVQRSSFGDPTLWGQRLPLIVLQKVYQYVVQSSGAIPFLCRACRVCRLWREAAVHSSLWQHLDLANGRIKCTDATLDWLAQNRLSQVKSINLGGWKKLTDEGIKALVTHCPKHLTTIQLNGCIKLGSKSVNALADSCPKLHTLDLSNSNADVVSISSMTNVLQSLGSRLRVLSLASNKLKAGPILKSLMTYCSNLTTLDISNCKFSSDFLMLHIEEFQRGCPKLQVLRLAGCMVRAGQATTKAQAASTGFPDLQELSLAVNTDINVSNGGIAIDDNMLLRLLVKSHQLRLLDLRGCTHITAVGIQRLPVYDLQHLFISQCSVSRYEGIEAIVQKWRHSLIELDLSWNVFPAMSLDIAIQKLSSVPGQSVLRDINLAGTSITAERVRSILEGCPSLVSLNLASCRGLPRGMKRSYSGECLVQLKTDLRTASPSSLEYVD; this is encoded by the exons ATGGCTGGAAACCAACAGCCACGTCAAAGGGGAATATTAGGGGTACTGAAGCCAGCTGAGCCATTGCTGTTCTCGTTCCTCCCGAACGGAGCACAGGAATGGCCGTCTGATGATGACGAGGAAGATTCCGACTATGATCCGAATGTTTCAGCTGATTTTGGTGACGAGGATGGTGAAGCATCACCAACGGCAATatcttcaaaaaagaa GCCAAAAACCTCTAAAAAGGACACTATTCCCTCTAGATCAAAACAGAAATCAAAAGCAACAAAAAAGTCACAGAAACCAGCAAAAGGAGTGAAGACAGATAAAAGGAAAGCAGCAAAAAGACGAAGGACTTCAGCGCCATCctcaaaaggtcaaaaggttCCAGATAGAAATGACAGTGAAGTTCAAAGGTCAAGCTTCGGAGACCCCACTTTGTGGGGTCAGAGGTTACCACTGATTGTGCTTCAGAAGGTGTATCAGTATGTGGTGCAATCATCCGGGGCTATTCCATTTCTGTGcag agcGTGTAGAGTTTGTAGACTGTGGAGAGAGGCTGCCGTTCATTCATCGCTATGGCAACATCTTGACTTAGCCAATGGGAGAATCAAATGTACGGATGCCACGTTGGATTGGCTGGCACAGAACAGATTATCACAAGTGAAATCAATTAACTTAGGAGGTTGGAAAAAGCTAACCGATGAAGGAATTAAG GCGTTGGTAACTCACTGTCCAAAGCATCTGACTACCATTCAGCTCAACGGTTGCATCAAACTTGGCTCTAAGTCTGTCAACGCTTTGGCCGATAGTTGCCCAAAGCTTCACACCTTGGACCTGTCAAACAGCAAT GCAGACGTTGTAAGCATTAGTAGTATGACTAATGTTCTGCAGAGCCTCGGCAGCCGATTACGAGTCCTGAGTCTTGCTTCAAATAAACTGAAAGCAGGTCCCATCTTAAAAAGTCTCATG acATACTGCAGTAATCTGACAACTTTAGATATCTCCAACTGCAAGTTCTCTTCTGACTTCCTGATGTTACACATTGAGGAATTCCAACGAGGCTGTCCCAAGCTACAAGTATTAAGATTAGCTGGCTGCATGGTCAGGGCAGGCCAGGCTACCACTAAAgctcag GCAGCGTCTACAGGTTTCCCTGATCTTCAAGAACTCAGCCTGGCAGTGAACACCGATATCAACGTGTCTAATGGAGGAATCGCTATAGATGATAACATGCTTCTAAGACTCCTAGTGAAATCTCATCAGCTTAGGTTACTGGACCTCAGGGGCTGCACTCATATCACTGCCGTTGGGATACAA AGACTTCCAGTGTATGATCTTCAGCATCTGTTTATATCACAGTGTTCAGTGTCACGCTACGAAGGAATAGAAGCAATAGTACAAAAG TGGCGACACAGCTTGATAGAGCTTGACTTATCATGGAACGTATTCCCAGCCATGTCGCTGGACATCGCTATACAGAAGTTATCGAGTGTGCCCGGTCAGTCCGTACTAAGAGATATCAATCTGGCAGGGACGTCCATCACGGCCGAAAGAGTCAG